Proteins from a single region of Nakamurella alba:
- a CDS encoding glycosyltransferase family 2 protein — MNDVVNAGPGAGPDVTVVVVTHAGRHLVQPCLDSLAAQSAPHRLLVVDNHSTDGTAELLAARLQADEILRTPANLGFAGAVAAALQVVGTRFVALLNDDAVADPDWLAQLLAVARDDPDAAAWTSLMLQFDHPELVNNAGAGLTPFGYGVDLAPDTPADAVPVGPVEVFGFCGGAALLRTDAVRAVGGFPAEYFLYYEDLDTGWRLRLAGWTIRRVPGSRVLHHHAATTDRRSELFHRHNERNRLWTLLRCAPLTFALTGLVRFVLTTASLALRQRLRADARQAAADHPNFRVGLRVGVLLETLRALPRLLRGRGRISAIAVRGRGAVLGEGIRGTLREQGHHPGR, encoded by the coding sequence ATGAACGACGTCGTGAACGCCGGACCCGGCGCCGGCCCGGACGTCACGGTCGTGGTGGTCACCCACGCCGGCCGCCACCTGGTGCAGCCGTGCCTGGATTCGCTGGCCGCCCAGAGCGCGCCGCACCGGCTGCTGGTGGTGGACAACCACTCGACCGACGGCACCGCGGAGCTGCTGGCCGCGCGCCTGCAGGCGGACGAGATCCTGCGCACCCCGGCCAATCTCGGGTTCGCCGGAGCGGTCGCGGCGGCGCTGCAGGTGGTCGGCACCCGGTTCGTCGCCCTGCTCAACGACGACGCGGTCGCCGACCCGGACTGGCTGGCGCAGCTGCTCGCGGTCGCCCGGGACGATCCCGACGCGGCCGCCTGGACCTCGCTGATGCTGCAGTTCGACCACCCGGAGCTGGTCAACAACGCCGGGGCCGGCCTGACGCCCTTCGGCTACGGCGTCGACCTGGCGCCGGACACCCCGGCGGACGCGGTCCCGGTGGGGCCGGTGGAGGTGTTCGGCTTCTGCGGCGGTGCCGCGCTGCTGCGCACCGATGCGGTCCGGGCCGTCGGCGGTTTCCCCGCCGAGTACTTCCTCTACTACGAGGACCTGGACACCGGCTGGCGGCTGCGGCTGGCCGGCTGGACGATCCGGCGGGTCCCGGGGAGCCGGGTGCTGCACCACCACGCCGCCACCACCGACCGGCGGTCCGAGCTGTTCCACCGGCACAACGAGCGCAACCGGCTGTGGACACTGCTGCGCTGCGCCCCGCTGACCTTCGCGCTGACCGGGCTGGTCCGCTTCGTCCTCACCACCGCGTCGCTCGCGTTGCGACAGCGGCTGCGCGCGGACGCCCGGCAGGCGGCCGCCGACCACCCGAACTTCCGGGTCGGCCTGCGGGTCGGGGTGCTGCTGGAGACCCTGCGGGCGCTGCCCCGACTGCTGCGCGGCCGGGGCCGGATCTCCGCGATCGCGGTCCGCGGCCGTGGTGCCGTGCTGGGCGAGGGCATCCGGGGCACGCTGCGGGAACAGGGGCATCACCCGGGTCGGTGA
- a CDS encoding glycosyltransferase family 4 protein: MFVQVGIDATPLLGRRTGIGTYVQHLVAGLAARPGEVRLRATAFTVRGGGPPADLPAGTGWRHLPVPARLSRRAWRAGLPLPAALFAGRTDVFHGTNFVLPPVPGGAGVLTVHDLTYLRHPDWVDAASLELTELVPRGLRHAARVLTPSAAVAAELADAYPHVADRTIATPLGVDPGWAAAVPASPGELAALGLPPEYVLAVGTLEPRKGLDVLIAAHAAARREDPSVPPLVLVGPQGWGAGTHGADPGVVLPGYLDAAVLPSVVAAASVFAFPSRYEGFGLPPLEALAAGAPVIASDLPVTREVLGGHALFVPPGDPEALAAALLSTLTDPPGPAATAAVRRHALGRTWDDCVARTLTAYREAAS; the protein is encoded by the coding sequence GTGTTCGTGCAGGTCGGGATCGACGCCACACCCCTGCTCGGCCGTCGCACCGGCATCGGCACCTACGTGCAGCACCTGGTCGCCGGGCTGGCCGCGCGGCCCGGCGAGGTGCGGCTGCGGGCGACCGCGTTCACCGTCCGCGGCGGCGGGCCGCCGGCCGACCTGCCGGCCGGGACCGGCTGGCGGCACCTCCCGGTGCCGGCCCGGCTGTCCCGCAGGGCCTGGCGGGCGGGCCTGCCGCTGCCGGCCGCGCTGTTCGCCGGGCGGACCGATGTGTTCCACGGCACCAACTTCGTGCTGCCCCCGGTGCCGGGTGGCGCCGGGGTGCTGACCGTGCACGACCTCACCTACCTGCGGCACCCGGACTGGGTGGACGCCGCCTCGCTGGAGCTGACCGAACTGGTGCCGCGCGGTCTGCGGCACGCGGCCCGGGTGCTCACCCCCTCGGCGGCGGTGGCCGCCGAGCTGGCCGATGCCTACCCGCACGTCGCGGACCGCACGATCGCCACCCCGCTCGGGGTGGACCCGGGCTGGGCCGCCGCCGTCCCCGCTTCGCCGGGGGAACTCGCCGCCCTCGGCCTGCCGCCCGAGTACGTGCTCGCGGTCGGCACCCTGGAACCGCGCAAGGGGCTCGACGTGCTGATCGCCGCCCACGCGGCGGCCCGGCGCGAGGACCCGTCGGTGCCGCCGCTGGTGCTGGTCGGCCCGCAGGGCTGGGGGGCCGGCACCCACGGTGCCGATCCCGGGGTGGTGCTGCCCGGATATCTGGACGCGGCGGTGCTGCCGTCGGTGGTCGCCGCGGCGTCGGTGTTCGCCTTCCCGTCCCGGTACGAGGGATTCGGGCTGCCGCCGCTGGAGGCGCTGGCCGCCGGGGCACCGGTGATCGCCTCCGACCTGCCGGTCACCCGCGAGGTGCTGGGCGGGCACGCGCTGTTCGTGCCGCCCGGGGATCCGGAGGCCCTGGCGGCGGCGCTGCTGTCCACCCTCACCGATCCGCCCGGCCCGGCGGCCACGGCCGCAGTGCGGCGGCATGCCCTGGGTCGCACCTGGGACGACTGCGTCGCCCGGACCCTGACCGCCTACCGGGAAGCCGCGTCATGA
- a CDS encoding ABC transporter permease, with protein sequence MRNFASRELKGRFKGSALGWAWSLINPLATLAVYATIFGFFLKFEPPTGGNGTLHNFAIYLFTALVLWNYFFAVVTGSMGALIGAGPLMKKIYFPPWTPIVGSALATLTQLGIELGLLVVVYIIIGNISWTVLLVPVLVALLTLFSLGLGFALAILNAKFRDVNYIVTVLMNLLFYSAPIIYPISLVREQYALHPWARIYEWNPLVQFVEGMKDLLYSLKAPSLSSMLYMVVVSVGVFVLGAWFFDRTSRDVSDEL encoded by the coding sequence GTGCGCAATTTCGCCTCCCGCGAGCTCAAGGGCCGGTTCAAGGGCAGCGCGCTGGGCTGGGCGTGGTCGCTGATCAACCCGCTGGCCACGCTCGCGGTCTACGCGACCATCTTCGGGTTCTTCCTCAAGTTCGAGCCGCCGACCGGCGGCAACGGCACCCTGCACAACTTCGCGATCTACCTGTTCACCGCGCTGGTGCTGTGGAACTACTTCTTCGCCGTGGTCACCGGCAGCATGGGCGCGCTGATCGGCGCCGGCCCGCTGATGAAGAAGATCTACTTCCCGCCGTGGACCCCGATCGTGGGCAGTGCCCTGGCCACGCTGACCCAGCTGGGCATCGAGCTCGGTCTGCTGGTGGTCGTCTACATCATCATCGGCAACATCTCGTGGACCGTGCTGCTGGTGCCGGTGCTGGTCGCGCTGCTCACGCTGTTCTCGCTGGGGCTCGGCTTCGCCCTGGCGATCCTGAACGCCAAGTTCCGGGACGTGAACTACATCGTCACCGTGCTGATGAACCTGCTGTTCTACTCGGCACCGATCATCTACCCGATCTCGCTGGTGCGGGAGCAGTACGCCCTGCACCCGTGGGCGAGGATCTACGAGTGGAACCCGCTCGTGCAGTTCGTGGAGGGGATGAAGGACCTGCTGTACAGCCTGAAGGCCCCGTCGCTGAGCAGCATGCTCTACATGGTGGTCGTCTCGGTCGGTGTCTTCGTGCTGGGTGCGTGGTTCTTCGACCGCACCTCGCGGGATGTGAGTGACGAGCTGTGA
- a CDS encoding ABC transporter ATP-binding protein, whose product MSSDIVSAIPGPDAVTAPADREVAEPAVVVTGVGKRFRLFADRRTNLKEMFTQRRRKTRYEEFWAVQDVSLSIPKGSTFGLVGHNGSGKSTLLKLIAGIHRPTTGTITSVGRISALLELGAGFHPELSGRDNIYLNGAILGLSRKRIDSAIDEIIEFSGLGHFIDVPVKVYSSGMYVRLGFAIAVTLDPEILVIDEIIAVGDEEFQRRCFDYLHRLRKRGVTIIFVTHSMGLVQQLCDGAAWLENGRVKIVGTADEVVNAYLDTVNAAEAERLEEERAEQGGADGESGTASSSGVHDRGSGEVTIDRLEFIDRLGQTRTTAITGDPLTVRVHYKAHTPTDEVVFGLSLRHESGPEIAGPNTRTSGHGPTAVHADGHVDYVLEPLTVNPGKYYLSAAAVDASMLHVYDYWYDAGELTVQPGHGQTQGGLVVLPGSWNLPAADPA is encoded by the coding sequence GTGAGCAGCGACATCGTCTCCGCCATCCCCGGGCCCGACGCGGTCACGGCGCCCGCCGACCGCGAGGTGGCCGAGCCGGCCGTCGTCGTCACCGGCGTCGGCAAGCGGTTCCGGCTGTTCGCCGACCGCCGCACGAACCTCAAGGAGATGTTCACCCAGCGCCGCCGCAAGACCCGGTACGAGGAGTTCTGGGCGGTGCAGGACGTCTCGCTGTCGATCCCCAAGGGGTCGACCTTCGGCCTGGTCGGGCACAACGGATCCGGCAAGTCGACCCTGCTGAAGCTGATCGCCGGCATCCACCGGCCGACCACCGGCACCATCACCTCCGTCGGCCGGATCTCGGCGCTGCTGGAGCTCGGCGCCGGCTTCCACCCGGAGCTGTCCGGCCGCGACAACATCTACCTCAACGGCGCGATCCTCGGCCTGTCCCGCAAGCGCATCGACAGCGCGATCGACGAGATCATCGAGTTCAGCGGCCTGGGCCACTTCATCGACGTGCCGGTGAAGGTCTACTCCTCCGGCATGTACGTCCGGCTCGGGTTCGCCATCGCGGTCACCCTGGACCCGGAGATCCTGGTCATCGACGAGATCATCGCCGTCGGCGACGAGGAGTTCCAGCGCCGCTGCTTCGACTACCTGCACCGGCTGCGCAAGCGCGGCGTCACGATCATCTTCGTGACCCACTCGATGGGCCTGGTGCAGCAGCTCTGCGACGGCGCCGCCTGGCTGGAGAACGGCCGGGTGAAGATCGTCGGGACCGCCGACGAGGTGGTCAACGCCTATCTGGACACGGTCAACGCCGCCGAGGCCGAGCGCCTCGAGGAGGAGCGGGCCGAGCAGGGCGGGGCCGACGGGGAGTCCGGGACCGCGAGCAGCAGCGGGGTGCACGACCGGGGCAGCGGCGAGGTCACAATCGACCGGCTGGAGTTCATCGACCGGCTGGGCCAGACCAGGACCACCGCGATCACCGGCGACCCATTGACCGTCCGGGTGCACTACAAGGCGCACACCCCCACCGACGAGGTGGTCTTCGGGCTGTCGCTGCGGCACGAGTCGGGCCCGGAGATCGCCGGGCCGAACACCCGGACCTCCGGTCACGGCCCCACCGCCGTGCACGCCGACGGGCACGTCGACTACGTGCTGGAGCCGCTCACGGTGAACCCCGGCAAGTACTACCTGTCGGCCGCCGCGGTCGACGCCAGCATGCTGCACGTCTACGACTATTGGTACGACGCCGGGGAACTCACCGTGCAGCCCGGTCACGGCCAGACCCAGGGCGGCCTGGTCGTCCTGCCCGGCAGCTGGAACCTGCCGGCCGCCGACCCGGCCTGA
- a CDS encoding rhamnosyltransferase WsaF family glycosyltransferase codes for MKVNLGSGQAYMPGWVNVDASPDVKADIHLDAAEFVRQYGAQVEQVYMGHVLEHVMPGDSLTLLRLLNERLPAGTVISAVTPDMGAIWEAYKAGEIDSYQLNAAFIYSYVQPSHHVWCYDQESLLELFRRAGFVDAEPVDPHTWEPVFHKDGVESKWQTGVRATARGLEGEKNVAPPEVEALTWDLVEAEVARRENKKVGEISTQELLLHRLEELRSALAREADLRGGYQQGFDDAARQLEEARAEIRELREHGVTVGEKEKPFDPNSTRPAVLPTNAPVIPPPVHVDPAEVPTTLRGKVRKAVGQKLPEGSPRRRKAKAALDAYRETVEYGRRLKRTWESRTVESEIAATEAAIETMSYDTWLAGHRISADQVKAQKDWAEAVAKNGRMLTVQVLVLPGSGDLGTTLDSLVAQSWPAWTAAVCTPASIPSSWSDKRISNSAVDTGSVFDAANAKVVAEKADYVIVVHAGDTLEPDCLFTIASAVRRDPLLELLVWDDDVRDASGHRSSPHFRPSWSPEMLLGADYIGTAAAIRRTAWESSGGLIEKFGDSAGWNLLLSLDLTDERVFRSSRVLGSVTARRGPDPATATTVVQHHLDDKGIPATAELVDQVVRVRWSMQDAPKVTVVIPTRHNRKMLSTCLPSLARTDYPDFHVVIVDNGGHSADNERWYEENKGSLDLKVIWWTETPFNYSAVNNAGAAAGDGEVLVFLNDDTELLDPTWMQELVGWARRPEIGVAGLQLIGPDDEIQHTGVILGLGGFADHIFEGTRPHEDSIFGRNDWYRNSLAVTGACMAMTRDYFDEVGGMDERFILCGSDVAIGLDSVLRGYRNVCSPFGTIRHLESATRGTNVPHWDFFMSFWRYSSWLFGGDPYFSPNVSLSSRIPEFRSAAEPTPQQRVSIPLGRSFEAFRQTTTEAESKMLSDMCRALPIDEAGVNDLHARNAEPFDVKSINWFIPDIDSPFYGGINTALRIADELARVHGVQNRFVVWGGGNENFVRSALASAFPALQHSEIVFYTNPNAATLQSIPYADVSIATLWVTAYAVTHMPNTKRKFYLIQDFEPMFYPASTLYSLAEETYKLGLYGLCNTDNLRKIYADEYGGKGMSFTPAVDPAIFHARGREERVDGSPVTLFVYGRPGHWRNCWEMAALALEELKDRLGDRVRIVTAGAWAQGGGAEMEIKRLGLLDYRATGELYRHCDVGLALTVSKHPSYLPLELMACGVPIVAFDNPWGYWILEDGKNSLLAKRTVDSLVDRLEKAVVDTELRRNMQAAALESIAARHNDWSAAISPIYPYLCDPEGKRG; via the coding sequence GTGAAGGTCAATCTCGGCAGCGGCCAGGCGTACATGCCCGGGTGGGTGAACGTGGACGCCAGCCCGGACGTGAAGGCCGACATCCACCTGGACGCGGCGGAGTTCGTCCGCCAGTACGGGGCGCAGGTCGAGCAGGTCTACATGGGTCACGTGCTGGAGCACGTGATGCCCGGGGACTCGCTCACCCTGCTGCGGCTGCTGAACGAGCGGCTGCCCGCCGGCACCGTCATCAGCGCGGTCACCCCGGACATGGGCGCCATCTGGGAGGCCTACAAGGCCGGCGAGATCGACTCCTACCAGCTGAACGCCGCGTTCATCTACTCCTACGTGCAGCCCTCGCACCACGTCTGGTGCTACGACCAGGAGTCGCTGCTCGAGCTGTTCCGCCGCGCCGGCTTCGTCGACGCCGAGCCGGTCGACCCGCACACCTGGGAGCCGGTGTTCCACAAGGACGGCGTCGAGTCCAAGTGGCAGACCGGCGTCCGGGCCACCGCCCGCGGCCTGGAGGGCGAGAAGAACGTCGCCCCGCCCGAGGTGGAGGCGCTCACCTGGGATCTCGTCGAGGCCGAGGTGGCCCGCCGGGAGAACAAGAAGGTCGGCGAGATCAGCACCCAGGAGCTGCTGCTGCACCGGCTGGAGGAGCTGCGCTCAGCGCTGGCCCGCGAGGCCGACCTGCGCGGCGGCTACCAGCAGGGCTTCGACGACGCCGCCCGGCAGCTGGAGGAGGCCCGCGCCGAGATCCGCGAGCTGCGCGAGCACGGCGTGACCGTCGGCGAGAAGGAGAAGCCCTTCGACCCGAACTCGACCCGCCCGGCCGTGCTGCCGACCAACGCGCCGGTGATCCCGCCGCCGGTGCACGTGGACCCGGCCGAGGTGCCGACCACCCTGCGCGGCAAGGTCCGCAAGGCCGTCGGGCAGAAGCTGCCGGAGGGGTCCCCGCGCCGGCGCAAGGCGAAGGCCGCGCTGGACGCCTACCGGGAGACCGTGGAGTACGGCCGCCGGCTCAAGCGCACCTGGGAGAGCCGCACCGTCGAGTCCGAGATCGCCGCCACCGAGGCCGCGATCGAGACGATGAGCTACGACACCTGGCTGGCCGGCCACCGGATCTCGGCCGATCAGGTCAAGGCGCAGAAGGACTGGGCCGAGGCGGTCGCCAAGAACGGCCGCATGCTGACCGTGCAGGTGCTGGTGCTGCCCGGCTCCGGTGATCTCGGCACCACCCTGGACAGCCTGGTGGCGCAGTCGTGGCCGGCCTGGACCGCGGCCGTCTGCACCCCGGCCTCGATCCCGTCGTCCTGGAGCGACAAGCGGATCAGCAACAGCGCCGTCGACACCGGATCGGTGTTCGACGCGGCCAACGCCAAGGTCGTCGCCGAGAAGGCCGACTACGTCATCGTTGTCCACGCCGGCGACACCCTGGAGCCGGACTGCCTGTTCACCATCGCCTCGGCCGTCCGCCGCGACCCGCTGCTGGAGCTGCTGGTCTGGGACGACGACGTGCGCGACGCCTCCGGGCACCGCAGCTCCCCGCACTTCCGGCCGTCCTGGTCGCCCGAGATGCTGCTGGGCGCCGACTACATCGGCACCGCGGCGGCGATCCGGCGCACGGCGTGGGAGTCGTCCGGCGGGCTGATCGAGAAGTTCGGCGACAGCGCCGGATGGAACCTGCTGCTGTCCCTGGACCTGACCGACGAGCGCGTGTTCCGGTCCTCCCGCGTGCTCGGCTCGGTCACCGCCCGGCGCGGACCGGACCCGGCCACCGCGACCACCGTCGTCCAGCACCACCTCGACGACAAGGGCATCCCGGCCACCGCCGAGCTGGTCGACCAGGTCGTCCGGGTGCGCTGGAGCATGCAGGACGCACCGAAGGTCACCGTGGTCATCCCGACCCGGCACAACCGCAAGATGCTCTCCACCTGCCTGCCGTCGCTGGCCCGGACCGACTACCCGGACTTCCACGTGGTGATCGTCGACAACGGCGGCCACTCCGCGGACAACGAGCGCTGGTACGAGGAGAACAAGGGCTCGCTGGACCTGAAGGTCATCTGGTGGACCGAGACCCCGTTCAACTACTCGGCGGTCAACAACGCCGGTGCGGCCGCCGGCGACGGCGAGGTGCTGGTCTTCCTCAACGACGACACCGAGCTGCTCGACCCGACCTGGATGCAGGAGCTGGTGGGCTGGGCCCGCCGCCCCGAGATCGGCGTGGCCGGCCTGCAGCTCATCGGCCCGGACGACGAGATCCAGCACACCGGCGTCATTCTCGGCCTCGGCGGGTTCGCCGATCACATCTTCGAGGGCACCCGCCCGCACGAGGACTCGATCTTCGGCCGCAACGACTGGTACCGGAACTCGCTCGCCGTCACCGGCGCCTGCATGGCGATGACCCGGGACTACTTCGACGAGGTCGGCGGGATGGACGAGCGGTTCATCCTGTGCGGCAGCGACGTCGCGATCGGGCTGGACTCGGTGCTGCGCGGCTACCGCAACGTCTGCTCGCCGTTCGGCACCATCCGGCACCTGGAGTCGGCCACCCGCGGCACCAACGTGCCGCACTGGGACTTCTTCATGAGCTTCTGGCGGTACAGCAGCTGGCTGTTCGGCGGCGACCCGTACTTCTCCCCCAACGTCTCGCTGTCCAGCCGCATCCCGGAGTTCCGGTCCGCGGCGGAACCGACGCCGCAGCAGCGGGTCTCGATCCCGCTGGGCCGCTCGTTCGAGGCCTTCCGGCAGACCACCACCGAGGCCGAGTCGAAGATGCTCTCGGACATGTGCCGGGCGCTGCCGATCGACGAGGCCGGCGTGAACGACCTGCACGCCCGCAACGCCGAGCCGTTCGACGTGAAGAGCATCAACTGGTTCATCCCGGACATCGACAGCCCGTTCTACGGCGGCATCAACACCGCGCTGCGGATCGCCGACGAGCTGGCCCGGGTGCACGGGGTGCAGAACCGGTTCGTGGTGTGGGGCGGCGGCAACGAGAACTTCGTCCGCTCCGCGCTGGCCTCGGCCTTCCCGGCCCTGCAGCACAGCGAGATCGTGTTCTACACGAACCCGAACGCCGCGACGCTGCAGTCGATCCCGTACGCCGACGTGTCGATCGCGACGCTCTGGGTGACCGCCTACGCGGTGACCCACATGCCGAACACCAAGCGGAAGTTCTACCTGATCCAGGACTTCGAGCCGATGTTCTACCCGGCGTCGACGCTCTACTCGCTGGCCGAGGAGACCTACAAGCTCGGCCTGTACGGGCTCTGCAACACCGACAACCTGCGGAAGATCTACGCCGACGAGTACGGCGGGAAGGGCATGTCCTTCACCCCCGCCGTCGACCCGGCGATCTTCCACGCCCGCGGCCGCGAGGAGCGGGTGGACGGCTCACCGGTCACCCTGTTCGTCTACGGCCGGCCCGGTCACTGGCGGAACTGCTGGGAGATGGCGGCTCTCGCCCTCGAGGAGCTCAAGGACCGGCTCGGCGACCGGGTGCGGATCGTCACGGCCGGCGCCTGGGCGCAGGGCGGCGGCGCCGAGATGGAGATCAAGCGGCTGGGTCTGCTCGACTACCGGGCCACCGGCGAGCTCTACCGGCACTGCGACGTCGGCCTGGCGCTGACCGTGTCCAAGCACCCGTCGTACCTGCCGCTGGAGCTGATGGCCTGCGGTGTGCCGATCGTGGCGTTCGACAACCCGTGGGGCTACTGGATCCTCGAGGACGGCAAGAACTCACTGCTGGCCAAGCGGACGGTCGACAGCCTGGTCGACCGGCTGGAGAAGGCGGTCGTGGACACCGAGCTGCGACGCAACATGCAGGCCGCCGCGCTGGAGTCCATCGCGGCCCGGCACAACGACTGGTCGGCGGCCATCTCGCCGATCTACCCGTACCTCTGCGATCCCGAGGGCAAGCGGGGCTGA
- a CDS encoding glycosyltransferase family protein produces the protein MRSTRPAPGDPSRRGLLTITAEQVSARLAGPAIRALELSTAVAAAGIPARVVSLGAVETVELPLGGVQVDTADAVDLPALVAAAGCVLVQGDVLGLLPWLAGTDVPIVVDAYDPFHLEQLEQARPAGETGRRAIVRDTVTSLNLQLSRADLVLAASARQRDLWLGHLAALGRINPVTYDAAHDLSGLLRVVPFGLPDAPPVRSARPGLRAEFPEIGPDAVVALWAGGLYDWFDPVLVVEAVARLRSGGADVHLVLLGAAHPVLGVPSAAEAAARARAVDLGVLDAGVWFADRWLPFAERADWLLEADLGVLAHHAGVEAEFAYRTRLLDHLWAGLPTVTTTGDPLGGALIGAGAAVGAAPGDVDGFTAALAALLPAVDRLYVATAARALVPAHRWSVTAAPLVDFCRSPRRAPDLVLSRARRAQLGLRTPGLDRSLPTRLRAALLEGGPLVLLRRVSGRLRRLLPGR, from the coding sequence GTGAGATCGACACGGCCCGCACCGGGAGATCCCTCCCGGCGCGGGCTGCTCACCATCACGGCCGAACAGGTCTCCGCACGGTTGGCCGGCCCGGCGATCCGGGCACTGGAGCTGTCCACCGCGGTCGCGGCGGCGGGGATCCCGGCCCGGGTGGTCTCGCTCGGCGCGGTGGAGACCGTCGAGCTGCCGCTGGGCGGCGTCCAGGTCGACACCGCGGACGCGGTCGACCTGCCGGCGCTGGTGGCCGCCGCCGGCTGCGTGCTGGTGCAGGGTGATGTGCTCGGCCTGCTCCCCTGGCTGGCCGGCACCGACGTGCCGATCGTCGTCGACGCCTACGACCCGTTCCACCTCGAGCAGCTGGAGCAGGCCCGCCCGGCCGGGGAGACCGGTCGCCGGGCGATCGTCCGGGACACGGTCACCAGCCTCAACCTCCAGCTGTCCCGGGCCGATCTGGTGCTCGCCGCCTCCGCGCGGCAACGGGACCTGTGGCTGGGCCACCTGGCGGCACTGGGCCGGATCAACCCGGTCACCTACGACGCCGCGCACGACCTCTCCGGCCTGCTGCGGGTGGTGCCGTTCGGTCTGCCCGACGCTCCCCCGGTCCGGTCCGCGCGGCCGGGTCTGCGTGCGGAGTTCCCGGAGATCGGCCCGGACGCCGTCGTGGCACTCTGGGCCGGCGGGCTGTACGACTGGTTCGACCCGGTGCTGGTGGTCGAGGCGGTGGCACGGCTGCGGTCCGGCGGCGCCGACGTGCATCTGGTGCTGCTCGGGGCGGCCCACCCGGTGCTGGGCGTCCCGTCGGCCGCGGAGGCCGCCGCCCGCGCCCGCGCGGTGGACCTGGGCGTCCTGGACGCCGGGGTGTGGTTCGCCGACCGCTGGTTGCCCTTCGCCGAACGCGCCGACTGGTTGCTGGAGGCCGACCTCGGCGTGCTCGCGCACCACGCCGGCGTGGAGGCCGAGTTCGCCTACCGCACCCGGCTTCTCGACCACCTCTGGGCCGGGCTGCCGACCGTGACCACCACCGGCGATCCGCTCGGCGGTGCGCTGATCGGGGCCGGGGCGGCGGTGGGTGCCGCACCGGGCGACGTCGACGGGTTCACCGCCGCCCTGGCCGCACTGCTGCCCGCCGTCGATCGCCTGTACGTCGCGACCGCCGCCCGGGCGCTCGTCCCGGCACACCGCTGGTCGGTGACCGCGGCGCCGCTGGTGGACTTCTGCCGCTCGCCGCGGCGGGCACCGGACCTGGTGCTCTCCCGTGCCCGGCGTGCCCAGCTCGGGCTGCGCACCCCCGGCCTCGACCGCTCCCTGCCCACCCGGCTGCGGGCGGCCCTGCTCGAGGGTGGGCCGCTGGTGCTGCTCCGCCGGGTGTCCGGCAGGCTGCGCCGGCTGCTGCCCGGCCGCTGA
- a CDS encoding CAP domain-containing protein, which produces MTVNGSTRVGLGRILVVLTTLIAALVLPAAVSNAAPVPAPAAPQMVSFDKQMIALINKARTDRGLPALQEARGLTSVSLYWSNQMNAGATGYKLAHNPNAWTQVAENGASNRTTWGENVAWSSSTSTPAQEIFDAYMASPGHRANILGSAYRYVGMGTVGGSRGLWNTTEFTDKVESGQVVSTPSATPTVSVKEGDFVYDEGSRLYYRIAGGAPVVVSSWTSFGGIQPYKRLTAAQFNKLPDYPRDGTFVADRGTGVVYRIAGGAPIFVTSWAQFGGVKSVTWIDGAAIRYANKGGAWNHLLWYPRNETFIIASGSSTVYRVLWGKLHYLSSWSSVGGVKPTTVVDKNAIAKAGSGGAYNHLKK; this is translated from the coding sequence ATGACAGTGAATGGATCGACGCGGGTCGGCCTCGGCCGCATCCTGGTCGTGCTGACCACTCTGATCGCGGCCCTCGTGCTGCCGGCGGCGGTGTCGAACGCGGCACCGGTGCCTGCGCCCGCGGCTCCCCAGATGGTCTCCTTCGACAAGCAGATGATCGCGCTGATCAACAAGGCCCGCACCGACCGCGGACTGCCGGCGCTGCAGGAGGCCCGCGGCCTGACCTCGGTCTCGCTGTACTGGTCGAACCAGATGAACGCCGGCGCCACCGGCTACAAGCTGGCGCACAACCCGAACGCCTGGACCCAGGTCGCCGAGAACGGCGCGTCCAACCGCACCACCTGGGGCGAGAACGTGGCGTGGTCGTCGTCGACCTCCACCCCCGCGCAGGAGATCTTCGACGCCTACATGGCCTCGCCGGGTCACCGCGCCAACATCCTCGGCTCCGCCTACCGCTACGTCGGCATGGGCACCGTCGGCGGCAGCCGCGGCCTGTGGAACACCACCGAGTTCACCGACAAGGTTGAGTCCGGCCAGGTCGTCTCCACCCCGTCGGCCACCCCCACCGTCTCGGTCAAGGAGGGTGACTTCGTCTACGACGAGGGCAGCCGCCTCTACTACCGGATCGCCGGTGGCGCACCGGTCGTGGTGTCCAGCTGGACCAGCTTCGGTGGGATCCAGCCCTACAAGCGGCTCACCGCCGCCCAGTTCAACAAGCTCCCGGACTACCCGCGGGACGGCACCTTCGTCGCGGACCGCGGCACCGGCGTGGTCTACCGGATCGCCGGTGGCGCACCGATCTTCGTCACCAGCTGGGCGCAGTTCGGCGGGGTCAAGTCGGTCACCTGGATCGACGGGGCGGCCATCCGCTACGCCAACAAGGGCGGCGCCTGGAACCACCTGCTCTGGTACCCGCGGAACGAGACCTTCATCATCGCCTCCGGCTCGTCCACCGTGTACCGCGTCCTCTGGGGCAAGCTGCACTACTTGAGCTCGTGGTCCTCGGTCGGCGGCGTGAAGCCCACCACCGTGGTCGACAAGAACGCGATCGCCAAGGCCGGCTCCGGCGGGGCGTACAACCACCTGAAGAAGTGA